One genomic segment of Motacilla alba alba isolate MOTALB_02 chromosome 1A, Motacilla_alba_V1.0_pri, whole genome shotgun sequence includes these proteins:
- the KCTD17 gene encoding BTB/POZ domain-containing protein KCTD17 isoform X6: MRMEGREEMQGAVGLRCTWDIPPPAGTQAKWVRLNVGGTIFLTTRQTLCREQKSFLCRLCQGEELQSDRDETGAYLIDRDPTYFGPILNFLRHGKLVLDKDMAEEGILEEAEFYNIGPLIRIIKDRMEEKDYTVTQVPPKHVYRVLQCQEEELTQMVSTMSDGWRFEQLVNIGSSYNYGNEDQTEFLCVVSKELYNSPNGLSSEPSHKAKGEERDG, from the exons atgaggatggagggcagggaggagatgcAGGGCGCCGTGGGGCTACGCTGCACCTGGGACATCCCGCCACCCGCTGGCACCCAGGCCAAGTGGGTGAGGCTCAATGTGGGGGGCACCATCTTCCTCACCACCAGGCAGACCCTGTGTCGGGAGCAGAAATCTTTCCTGTGTCGCTTGTGCCAGGGCGAGGAGCTGCAGTCGGACCGG GATGAAACTGGTGCATACCTAATAGATCGGGACCCCACTTACTTTGGACCGATTCTGAATTTCCTCCGTCATGGGAAGCTGGTCCTGGATAAAGATATGGCTGAAGAGG GGATCCTTGAAGAAGCTGAGTTCTATAACATTGGTCCTTTGATCCGAATAATCAAGGATCGAATGGAGGAGAAGGACTACACAGTAACACAG GTGCCTCCTAAGCATGTCTACCGTGTTCTGCAGTGCCAGGAAGAGGAGCTCACTCAGATGGTTTCCACCATGTCAGATGGATGGCGCTTTGAGCAG CTTGTGAACATTGGCTCATCCTATAATTATGGGAATGAGGATCAGACAGAATTCCTGTGTGTGGTCTCCAAGGAGTTGTACAACTCCCCCAATGGCCTGAGCTCTGAGCCCAGCCACAAAGCCAAG GGTGAAGAAAGAGATGGATAA
- the KCTD17 gene encoding BTB/POZ domain-containing protein KCTD17 isoform X2 — MRMEGREEMQGAVGLRCTWDIPPPAGTQAKWVRLNVGGTIFLTTRQTLCREQKSFLCRLCQGEELQSDRDETGAYLIDRDPTYFGPILNFLRHGKLVLDKDMAEEGILEEAEFYNIGPLIRIIKDRMEEKDYTVTQVPPKHVYRVLQCQEEELTQMVSTMSDGWRFEQLVNIGSSYNYGNEDQTEFLCVVSKELYNSPNGLSSEPSHKAKTVHLFGIVLNSLPADPPSCSLPCPSQHCHLPPTLPHLPASSIHPSALLVPQGSEWSLPRALSLSAPHFSSSAAVTSQRSEDVI, encoded by the exons atgaggatggagggcagggaggagatgcAGGGCGCCGTGGGGCTACGCTGCACCTGGGACATCCCGCCACCCGCTGGCACCCAGGCCAAGTGGGTGAGGCTCAATGTGGGGGGCACCATCTTCCTCACCACCAGGCAGACCCTGTGTCGGGAGCAGAAATCTTTCCTGTGTCGCTTGTGCCAGGGCGAGGAGCTGCAGTCGGACCGG GATGAAACTGGTGCATACCTAATAGATCGGGACCCCACTTACTTTGGACCGATTCTGAATTTCCTCCGTCATGGGAAGCTGGTCCTGGATAAAGATATGGCTGAAGAGG GGATCCTTGAAGAAGCTGAGTTCTATAACATTGGTCCTTTGATCCGAATAATCAAGGATCGAATGGAGGAGAAGGACTACACAGTAACACAG GTGCCTCCTAAGCATGTCTACCGTGTTCTGCAGTGCCAGGAAGAGGAGCTCACTCAGATGGTTTCCACCATGTCAGATGGATGGCGCTTTGAGCAG CTTGTGAACATTGGCTCATCCTATAATTATGGGAATGAGGATCAGACAGAATTCCTGTGTGTGGTCTCCAAGGAGTTGTACAACTCCCCCAATGGCCTGAGCTCTGAGCCCAGCCACAAAGCCAAG acTGTCCATCTATTTGGGATTGTGCTAAACTCTCTTCCTGCGgaccctccctcctgctccctcccgtGTCCATCCCAGCACTGTCATCTACCTCCCACATTGCCCCACTTGCCAGCCTCCAGcatccatccctctgctctccttgtCCCTCAGGGCTCAGAGTGGTCTCTGCCCAGGGCCCtgtctctctctgctcctcacttttcctcctctgcag CTGTTACAAGCCAGAGATCTGAGGATGTGATCTGA
- the KCTD17 gene encoding BTB/POZ domain-containing protein KCTD17 isoform X5 → MRMEGREEMQGAVGLRCTWDIPPPAGTQAKWVRLNVGGTIFLTTRQTLCREQKSFLCRLCQGEELQSDRDETGAYLIDRDPTYFGPILNFLRHGKLVLDKDMAEEGILEEAEFYNIGPLIRIIKDRMEEKDYTVTQVPPKHVYRVLQCQEEELTQMVSTMSDGWRFEQLVNIGSSYNYGNEDQTEFLCVVSKELYNSPNGLSSEPSHKAKLLQARDLRM, encoded by the exons atgaggatggagggcagggaggagatgcAGGGCGCCGTGGGGCTACGCTGCACCTGGGACATCCCGCCACCCGCTGGCACCCAGGCCAAGTGGGTGAGGCTCAATGTGGGGGGCACCATCTTCCTCACCACCAGGCAGACCCTGTGTCGGGAGCAGAAATCTTTCCTGTGTCGCTTGTGCCAGGGCGAGGAGCTGCAGTCGGACCGG GATGAAACTGGTGCATACCTAATAGATCGGGACCCCACTTACTTTGGACCGATTCTGAATTTCCTCCGTCATGGGAAGCTGGTCCTGGATAAAGATATGGCTGAAGAGG GGATCCTTGAAGAAGCTGAGTTCTATAACATTGGTCCTTTGATCCGAATAATCAAGGATCGAATGGAGGAGAAGGACTACACAGTAACACAG GTGCCTCCTAAGCATGTCTACCGTGTTCTGCAGTGCCAGGAAGAGGAGCTCACTCAGATGGTTTCCACCATGTCAGATGGATGGCGCTTTGAGCAG CTTGTGAACATTGGCTCATCCTATAATTATGGGAATGAGGATCAGACAGAATTCCTGTGTGTGGTCTCCAAGGAGTTGTACAACTCCCCCAATGGCCTGAGCTCTGAGCCCAGCCACAAAGCCAAG CTGTTACAAGCCAGAGATCTGAGGATGTGA
- the KCTD17 gene encoding BTB/POZ domain-containing protein KCTD17 isoform X1 codes for MRMEGREEMQGAVGLRCTWDIPPPAGTQAKWVRLNVGGTIFLTTRQTLCREQKSFLCRLCQGEELQSDRDETGAYLIDRDPTYFGPILNFLRHGKLVLDKDMAEEGILEEAEFYNIGPLIRIIKDRMEEKDYTVTQVPPKHVYRVLQCQEEELTQMVSTMSDGWRFEQLVNIGSSYNYGNEDQTEFLCVVSKELYNSPNGLSSEPSHKAKTVHLFGIVLNSLPADPPSCSLPCPSQHCHLPPTLPHLPASSIHPSALLVPQGSEWSLPRALSLSAPHFSSSAGMLPVCTPSSCQPELCMSDSLPSCGCYKPEI; via the exons atgaggatggagggcagggaggagatgcAGGGCGCCGTGGGGCTACGCTGCACCTGGGACATCCCGCCACCCGCTGGCACCCAGGCCAAGTGGGTGAGGCTCAATGTGGGGGGCACCATCTTCCTCACCACCAGGCAGACCCTGTGTCGGGAGCAGAAATCTTTCCTGTGTCGCTTGTGCCAGGGCGAGGAGCTGCAGTCGGACCGG GATGAAACTGGTGCATACCTAATAGATCGGGACCCCACTTACTTTGGACCGATTCTGAATTTCCTCCGTCATGGGAAGCTGGTCCTGGATAAAGATATGGCTGAAGAGG GGATCCTTGAAGAAGCTGAGTTCTATAACATTGGTCCTTTGATCCGAATAATCAAGGATCGAATGGAGGAGAAGGACTACACAGTAACACAG GTGCCTCCTAAGCATGTCTACCGTGTTCTGCAGTGCCAGGAAGAGGAGCTCACTCAGATGGTTTCCACCATGTCAGATGGATGGCGCTTTGAGCAG CTTGTGAACATTGGCTCATCCTATAATTATGGGAATGAGGATCAGACAGAATTCCTGTGTGTGGTCTCCAAGGAGTTGTACAACTCCCCCAATGGCCTGAGCTCTGAGCCCAGCCACAAAGCCAAG acTGTCCATCTATTTGGGATTGTGCTAAACTCTCTTCCTGCGgaccctccctcctgctccctcccgtGTCCATCCCAGCACTGTCATCTACCTCCCACATTGCCCCACTTGCCAGCCTCCAGcatccatccctctgctctccttgtCCCTCAGGGCTCAGAGTGGTCTCTGCCCAGGGCCCtgtctctctctgctcctcacttttcctcctctgcaggtATGTTACCTGTctgcactcccagctcctgccagcctgagCTCTGCATGAGTGACTCACTTCCCTCTTGTGG CTGTTACAAGCCAGAGATCTGA
- the KCTD17 gene encoding BTB/POZ domain-containing protein KCTD17 isoform X7: protein MAEEGILEEAEFYNIGPLIRIIKDRMEEKDYTVTQVPPKHVYRVLQCQEEELTQMVSTMSDGWRFEQLVNIGSSYNYGNEDQTEFLCVVSKELYNSPNGLSSEPSHKAKTVHLFGIVLNSLPADPPSCSLPCPSQHCHLPPTLPHLPASSIHPSALLVPQGSEWSLPRALSLSAPHFSSSAGMLPVCTPSSCQPELCMSDSLPSCGCYKPEI from the exons ATGGCTGAAGAGG GGATCCTTGAAGAAGCTGAGTTCTATAACATTGGTCCTTTGATCCGAATAATCAAGGATCGAATGGAGGAGAAGGACTACACAGTAACACAG GTGCCTCCTAAGCATGTCTACCGTGTTCTGCAGTGCCAGGAAGAGGAGCTCACTCAGATGGTTTCCACCATGTCAGATGGATGGCGCTTTGAGCAG CTTGTGAACATTGGCTCATCCTATAATTATGGGAATGAGGATCAGACAGAATTCCTGTGTGTGGTCTCCAAGGAGTTGTACAACTCCCCCAATGGCCTGAGCTCTGAGCCCAGCCACAAAGCCAAG acTGTCCATCTATTTGGGATTGTGCTAAACTCTCTTCCTGCGgaccctccctcctgctccctcccgtGTCCATCCCAGCACTGTCATCTACCTCCCACATTGCCCCACTTGCCAGCCTCCAGcatccatccctctgctctccttgtCCCTCAGGGCTCAGAGTGGTCTCTGCCCAGGGCCCtgtctctctctgctcctcacttttcctcctctgcaggtATGTTACCTGTctgcactcccagctcctgccagcctgagCTCTGCATGAGTGACTCACTTCCCTCTTGTGG CTGTTACAAGCCAGAGATCTGA
- the KCTD17 gene encoding BTB/POZ domain-containing protein KCTD17 isoform X4 — translation MRMEGREEMQGAVGLRCTWDIPPPAGTQAKWVRLNVGGTIFLTTRQTLCREQKSFLCRLCQGEELQSDRDETGAYLIDRDPTYFGPILNFLRHGKLVLDKDMAEEGILEEAEFYNIGPLIRIIKDRMEEKDYTVTQVPPKHVYRVLQCQEEELTQMVSTMSDGWRFEQLVNIGSSYNYGNEDQTEFLCVVSKELYNSPNGLSSEPSHKAKVCYLSALPAPASLSSA, via the exons atgaggatggagggcagggaggagatgcAGGGCGCCGTGGGGCTACGCTGCACCTGGGACATCCCGCCACCCGCTGGCACCCAGGCCAAGTGGGTGAGGCTCAATGTGGGGGGCACCATCTTCCTCACCACCAGGCAGACCCTGTGTCGGGAGCAGAAATCTTTCCTGTGTCGCTTGTGCCAGGGCGAGGAGCTGCAGTCGGACCGG GATGAAACTGGTGCATACCTAATAGATCGGGACCCCACTTACTTTGGACCGATTCTGAATTTCCTCCGTCATGGGAAGCTGGTCCTGGATAAAGATATGGCTGAAGAGG GGATCCTTGAAGAAGCTGAGTTCTATAACATTGGTCCTTTGATCCGAATAATCAAGGATCGAATGGAGGAGAAGGACTACACAGTAACACAG GTGCCTCCTAAGCATGTCTACCGTGTTCTGCAGTGCCAGGAAGAGGAGCTCACTCAGATGGTTTCCACCATGTCAGATGGATGGCGCTTTGAGCAG CTTGTGAACATTGGCTCATCCTATAATTATGGGAATGAGGATCAGACAGAATTCCTGTGTGTGGTCTCCAAGGAGTTGTACAACTCCCCCAATGGCCTGAGCTCTGAGCCCAGCCACAAAGCCAAG gtATGTTACCTGTctgcactcccagctcctgccagcctgagCTCTGCATGA
- the KCTD17 gene encoding BTB/POZ domain-containing protein KCTD17 isoform X3, which produces MRMEGREEMQGAVGLRCTWDIPPPAGTQAKWVRLNVGGTIFLTTRQTLCREQKSFLCRLCQGEELQSDRDETGAYLIDRDPTYFGPILNFLRHGKLVLDKDMAEEGILEEAEFYNIGPLIRIIKDRMEEKDYTVTQVPPKHVYRVLQCQEEELTQMVSTMSDGWRFEQLVNIGSSYNYGNEDQTEFLCVVSKELYNSPNGLSSEPSHKAKNTEEDLEEEEQEVEEEAEAEAEAEEKGAANP; this is translated from the exons atgaggatggagggcagggaggagatgcAGGGCGCCGTGGGGCTACGCTGCACCTGGGACATCCCGCCACCCGCTGGCACCCAGGCCAAGTGGGTGAGGCTCAATGTGGGGGGCACCATCTTCCTCACCACCAGGCAGACCCTGTGTCGGGAGCAGAAATCTTTCCTGTGTCGCTTGTGCCAGGGCGAGGAGCTGCAGTCGGACCGG GATGAAACTGGTGCATACCTAATAGATCGGGACCCCACTTACTTTGGACCGATTCTGAATTTCCTCCGTCATGGGAAGCTGGTCCTGGATAAAGATATGGCTGAAGAGG GGATCCTTGAAGAAGCTGAGTTCTATAACATTGGTCCTTTGATCCGAATAATCAAGGATCGAATGGAGGAGAAGGACTACACAGTAACACAG GTGCCTCCTAAGCATGTCTACCGTGTTCTGCAGTGCCAGGAAGAGGAGCTCACTCAGATGGTTTCCACCATGTCAGATGGATGGCGCTTTGAGCAG CTTGTGAACATTGGCTCATCCTATAATTATGGGAATGAGGATCAGACAGAATTCCTGTGTGTGGTCTCCAAGGAGTTGTACAACTCCCCCAATGGCCTGAGCTCTGAGCCCAGCCACAAAGCCAAG AACACAGAGGAGGacctggaggaggaagagcaggaggtggaggaggaggcagaggcagaagcagaagcagaggagaaaggtGCAGCAAATCCCTGa